The Methylocella silvestris BL2 DNA segment CATCTCAGCGCCGACTTCCAGGCTCTCTGGGATAAGATCAAACATCGCACGCGTTACCGCGTGACTTTTGAAACCGCTGCACTGATCGACCGGGCGCTCTCGCGCATCAAGCAGATCGAACCGATCAAGGCAGCGCGCATCGAGACCACCGTCGTTGAGGTGGATATTACCGATGCCGGTGTCTCCGCCGACCGACAGATTTCGTCGCGAGTGAGGGACGTGCAGCAGGTAAAGGTCTTGCCGGACATTCTCGCCTTCCTGCAGAAGGAGACTGAGCTGACCCGCCACACGCTTGCCGAAATCCTCAAGCGCTCGGGGCGGCTCGGCGAGTTCAAGATTAATCCGCAGGCTTTCATGGCAGCCGCTGCGAAGGAAATATCGCGCGCGCTGCATGACCTGATGCTCGAAGGCATCAAATACGAGAAGGTCGCAGGCCAGCATTGGGAAATGAGCCGGATCGAGCAGGATGCCGAAGACGGCATCGTCCGGTATCTCGGCAATCTCTATGAGGTTCAAAACCGCGAGAAGTCGCTCTTCGATGCAATTGTTTATGAATCCGAGGTTGAGAAGCAATTCGCACGCGACCTCGACAGCAATGAGAACGTGAAGCTATTCGTCAAGCTGCCGTCGTGGTTCAAGATCGACACGCCCATCGGCACCTATAATCCCGACTGGGCCTTTGTGACCGAGCGCGAGGAGAAGCTTTATTTCGTTCGTGAGACGAAGAGCACGCTCGACAGCGAGGAGCGGCGCACTAAGGAAAACCAAAAGATCGCCTGTGGTCGCAAGCATTTCGATTCGCTTGGGGTAGACTATGCCGTGGTCACTTCGCTTGCAGACGTGGCGATGTGAGGTCTGCCAAAGGGCCGGTTCTCAATCCACCGCTCCACGACACCATTTGACGCGCCCGCGCCGGAACCAGAAGTGCGACCCGCAGTCCTTCTTCCGCCAGACGGAAGGATGAAGACTAGCTGTGCCATCCTCGTGTTGCGTGAGTTTCCAGCACGGGCGCTCGTCGGGCAGTAAGTTCATTTGCAGCGTTCGGCGGCAGCCGCAGGGACAAACCATTGCCGCTTGCTCCTGGAAGCCGTCTTCCTCGACCACATAGATGGTCTTGCGCTTGAGGCTTTTGGGCAGAGATTCCTCGACAATAAGGGTTCGATAGGGAGGATAGAGCCAGCGATAAACGCGCGCTCGGGTCCGCGATAATAGACCGTGAAACCAGTTCACGACACCCGCCTTTCAGCGAGTTCCATTATCCCTAGAAGCGGGGATGTGTCGCCGATGCCAACAGCGCCGCCCAGAATTTCGCAGATGCCCTCTTCAGGATCGCAGATCAGCTCCATGCTGGCGAGACTGAACGTTACGCTCGCATAGCTTGCGTTCGGCTCTTCGCGGAAGGGATGGAGACGGGCGAGGAACTCATCCACGGCAAGCGCGGATGCAAACATGTTCACGCTGATTACCGCAGGGCGATGCGCCGCAACTCCCTTAATGTATCCGTCATCGACCTGGCGCTCATGGGCGCGCGGATCATTACGCCTTAGGCCCGACGCGGCGACCTCGCCCATCGTGAACAGACCCCGGCTCATAAGACTGGAGCGACCAGGGCGAAGGTAGTTGACGGTGCCGCAGACTTCGCGGATGCGACCTTTCCCAGCGCCGTCCCGGACCGCATCGAGGCGCACGCCAATATCGAAATATGGGATCGAGTAATATGAGGCGAGCGCGTTGAGGAGGTAGCGACCATCGACCGTGTCCATGCAGCCGAATATCACGTCGCACTGTGCGACTTCTCGAATGACATCGGGATGCCAGAGATTCTTGCGCACGCGAACGACGCGGGTTCCAAGGCCGATCCGCTCGGCAGCATCCGCGAGCACGTCGACTTTCGTCCGACTGTCACTCGCATCTTGCATTGTGGAGTTCAGGATACGGTTGACGTTGCGATCCTCCATGTAATCATCGTCAACAATCACGATTTCAGCAGCGCCCAGCCTGACGAGCTGTTCAACAGTCGGGCTTCCGGTGCCGGAGGCCCCGACCACGGCAAACGAAAGGCGGCGGAGCCGCTGGATTGTTCCTTCGTCAAAGGCTTGCGCATGAGATGCGACGAAGTTCGGCAAGGCAACGCTTCCCGCGTCCGCATACCAAAAAAGAAGGTCGTCGCCTGCCACAGAGATACAGTCGATTGGCGCAAAGCTGCCGTCGTCCAACATGACGCGCCCGAACATCTGGCCGTAAGGCAACATGACTGCGCTGCCGTGAAAGACATTGGCCTCGACCCATCCACGGACCATCGGCAGGAGGCGTGCGTCGCCCGCGTCGTCGGTTGTGGAGAATGCGCCATAGCCGGTCGGATGACTGTGAACTTTGACGACCGAAAGACGCTCGGCGGCAGCCCGATCCAGCATCGGCGCGATGTAATCTGGCGGCCATGTGACGCGCGACGGCGTCCGCTCGGAGCAGTCGTCGTAAGGAATACCGTGTATCTCTCGGACGACAAGGCGATGGCAGCGATCACCATCGCGGCGTCCGCACAGTAGAATGGCAACTGCCTCTTTGCCATCCCCCGGAAACAGGAAGCTCATCAGGTGCTCGTGCTGATCACCCGAGAGCGCAAGGGTTATGCGAGCGGACATTTTTCAAACTCCCGCTCGAGCCAGTCTTCGATCAAGATGACGTGCGTACCGAGATGGTCGCGCCCGATCTTCCAGGGATTTTCGCCCGTGCGGTGGCGAGACCAGCGCTGGTAGGTCTTGCCGTCGAGCGCTTGCTGCGCTTCCGTCGCGCCAATCGGTTTGCCGTCGATCCGCGCGAGAGCCGGGAAGAAATACACCATGTTGAGTTCGGTGTTCGGATAGCCGGTCTCGATCCGGATCGCCGCGGTGACGCGCGTGTGGTTGTAACCGTGCGGCGTCGGAAGATCGTGGATCAGCACCCATTGGGAGCCATCCACGATCGTTTCCCACGACAGTCCGTACTCGTCCAGGAATTCGTGGTCGACAGGGAGCAAGTCGAACTGGCGACGGAGGGTCATGACTCAGCCCTCCGTCTGGTCGCGCGGCAGCGCCTTGAACTTCTCGACGCCCGGGTGACGCAGGTCGACCTTTTCGTCTAGACCGACCTTGCGAGGCTTCCCGCCGGCGAGCTTGACACGCAAGGTGTACTGCTCGGCAGGGATCAGGCCGGCGAGCGTCAGAATTGCGCGACCGGTGGGCTTGGGATCGTGGACAACGAACGCGTCGCCGTTCACGCGGATGCGGTAGCCCTTCGCCAAAGGCGGACGCTTTCCGAGCTTCGCGTATTCTTCGAGATCGGCAATTTCGTCGAGAACTTCCTCAACGCCGGAGTCCTCCTCCTTCATATCAGTATGATCAGTCATCGATTTTCCCTCCTTGGGAAGCGGGCTGGCCACTGCGGCTGCCTCCACACCAATATGGCATAGCATGCTAAGAATATCAAGCAAGCTCTTTGCAAGCTTGACGCCGTTCGCGCCTCGCGCTAGAATCGTAAATGGAACAATGCGTTGCAGGAGGATGCCGCTATGCTCGCCCGCACTGATGACAGGAGTACCGTGAAGCCCACCCTTGGACAGTACCTCGCCTCGATTCGCACCGACCGCAAAATGACCTTGCGCGAAGTCGAGGAGGCCACCGGCAAACAAGTATCGAATGCGTATTTGAGCCAGATCGAAAATGACAAAATCCAGAAGCCGTCGCCCAACATTTTGCACGCACTGGCTGAGCTCTATGCCATCAACTTCGAGAAGCTGATGGAAATGGCCGGATACTTAACTTCGCCGACGACGCGCGCCGACACCGAAAGGCACGGGCGAATCGCGACTTTCGCCGAACACAATCTCACAGCCGAGGAAGAGGCTGAAATGATGCAGTTCCTTCAATTCATGCGAAGTAGGAAACGACCGGGTGATAAGACCTGACGACAGCAGCTTAGACCCGGAAGATCTTCGGGCGGTCGAGGAGCGCGCACGCAAGCTCCTGGACCGCGCCGACGCGTGGGACCGGTTTCCCGTTCCGCTTGAGGACATTCTGGCCGCTGCCCAAGTGCGGGTTGCCCCGACGAGTATGTTCGATGCCGCCTCGATCATCGCTTATCTGAAGGGTAAGACTGCTGACGCGGGCGCGCGCATCAAGTCGGCAGTCGCTAAAGTTTTCGGCCTGTACGATGCCGGAGAAGGCCTCATCCACATCGATGACAAGGTAGTGAAATCGAAGCAGACCTTTCTTACGCTGCACGAGACCGCGCACCATGATCTGCCAACCCACCGCAAGCTCTTTCGCTTCTTTCAAGATTGCGAGAAGACCCTGGCTCCCGACATCGCCGACCAATTCGAGCGCGAGGCAAATAACTTTGCCCGCTTCGCTCTGTTCAAAGGCGACGCCTTTGCGCGACATGCCGCGGACTGCGCATTCGAGATCAAAACGCCAATGACGCTTGCGAAGAAATTCGGAGCGTCGGTCTACGCCTCGGCACGCGAATTCGCCCGAACCAATCACCGGGCCTGTGTCGTCTATATCTTGGAGCCGATTGAGCTCGTTGCCGGTCACGGCGCTAGCGCCAAAGTCCGCCGCATCGAACCTTCCCCTTCATACATAGCCCAGTTCGGACGGCCTTCGGATACGGTCGTTACTTTGAATCATATCCTTGGCCCGGTCCTGCCAATCGGGCGCAAGATGACGCGCCCGGTCTCAGTGTCGATCAAGGACAAAAATGGGGCGCCGCACGAAAGCGTAGCTGAGCCCTTCGACACGCAGCACAACGTGCTGATCCTCCTCTATCCAGTGAAGGCGCTGAGTGGTTCGACCATCATCTTGCCGCCGGGCTTCAAAAAGGTGGCCGCTGTTTGACCGGCACCGTCAGCGCGGCCTGAACTCAGGCCGCGCGAGAGCGATACGAATATTCTGCAGATTGTAATGAGCGGTGCGAAGCTCCGGCGAATTTTCCCTGAGGCGCGGCAGTTCGGCTGCGATCACTTGCAGCAGGATTTGCAGCTCGCTTCTCGTGCATCGCGCCAGTTCGGTTTGGGACATCACTCTCATCTTTTCCTCCATCGGTTCCGGCTGCGGACATCGCGGCCTTGTGCGGAGGGCAGGAGCGCTTCGGCGGGCTATGCACCGGGACGGCTGAAACGTGAGAGGAGGAGTGCTGCTTGCAGCACTTGCATTGACTTGAGGCGAAGCAGCTATCGCTTACGTACAGATAAAGGACGGGATGGCTGAAAGACGGACCGAGGAGGAAACAAAGTGTCACAACCGGATTGGGAAGAGGCGCGAAGCGAGGCAATGAATGAAGTATCTTCGCGAATGAACATGGATCGGACTGCGCGCGTCAGGTTATGATTGCGAATGGAATCGCAACGCTTGAGTGATTTGCAGAAGTTTTATTCGATCATCGCTCGTCTTGAGAAAGGTCTCGGAGGAGCGCGAACGCTTGGAAGCGCTTCGGGCAGGCTCACCTGGCCAAAGCGAGGCGTTTATTTTTTCATGGAGGATGGCGAGGTTCGTTCCGAGTCAGGAAGCGGCCCGCGCATCGTGAGGGTCGGGACGCATGCGCTGAAGACCGCGTCGGGAACAAGACTTTGGACCCGCCTGTCGCAGCATCGCGGACGCCTGGGCAGTGGCGGCGGCAATCATCGCGGTTCGATATTCCGACTCATAGTGGGGACGGCACTCATGGCGCGGCACGGCCATGAGTATCCGACGTGGGGCAGCGGACAGTCGGCAAGTGCCGATATACGGGCTGGCGAGGTGGAGCTGGAGCGCGAAGTAACGCGCTTCATCGGCGCGATGCCGTTTGTCTGGATCGAGGTCGACGACGAGCCCGGTGCAGACAGCATGCGCGGCTACATCGAGCGCAATGCAATTGCGCTTCTCAGCAACTTCGGCAGGACGCCGGTTGATGCGCCATCCGAGGGATGGCTTGGCCATGACTGCAACAGGGAGAGGATCAGGAAGTCAGGTCTGTGGAATTCCAATCACGTCGATGAGGTCTACGACCCGGCGTTTCTCGAATGCCTTGAGCGGCATGTGCTGGCGATGGAGGCGGTCGCTTGATTGTCGTCATTCAGTGCGCTGCAAAAAAGCGTGACGACGCGGGTCATCTCAGGACGAAGGATGGAAGGCGGGTTCTGTTTGTCGCCGATCCTGATAGAGCTCCGCCCAAGGCGGGCTACGTCTACGCACGGCCCGACGACATCGCCGATGACGGCAAGGCGTGGCGTGATATTTTGCAAGGCTACAACAGCCAACCCGGAAACAATCCGCTCGGGCTTCTTCGCGCGTTCGAATTATATGCGAACGATGCTTATCGCCATCTCGCGGACCGGGTCGGCTTGGACAAGATGTTCATTCTCTCGGCTGGCTGGGGACTGATCAACGCGGCCTTTCTCACCCCCTGTTACGACATCACGTTCAGCGCTCAGGCCGAGCCGTACAAGCGCAGGCGAAAGACCGATCACTACCGTGATCTGCGCATGTTGCCGAGGGAGACAAACGAGCCAATCGTGTTCTTCGGCGGCAAGGATTATCTGCCGCTCTTTCGCGAACTGACCGACGGCGCCTGGTCGCCGCGAACCGTGTTCTTCAATTCCGCGACCGTGCCGCAGATACAAGGAGGCTCCGCCGTCCGGTTTCAAACCACGACCCGCACGAACTGGCACTATGAATGTGTGAATGCGTTCTTACGCGGCGAAATCGGAAGCGAGCTATCGTGATGAAGCCAATTGCCGGAGAGCCGGGAAGTTTTTCGGACATCGACCGCACTGCGTTTATCGCACTCGTTAAAGCGGGCGGCGAAGTCAGCGATGTTGTGCTGGCGCGGAACGTCAAGAACGCGAAAGCGCTCGTGCTTCTGCGCGGCAAAGAAGGCATCAAGGGTGTGGCCGCTCTCAAAAAGCCGCTTGCAAGCTATCGCAGGCGCATCAGCGGGAAGTCGGAATTCCATGTCGATGCTTCGAGCTTCCCTTACGAGCTCGGCTACATTTACATCGTCCCCGAGGCACGGGGGCAGCATCTGTCAGGTCCACTCGTCAATGCGGCGATAGACGCGGCGGCGGGCGCTGGAATTTTTGCAACGGCGCGGGTCGATAACGCCCGCATGCATGCCTCGCTCGTGAAGGCCGGTTTCGAGGCCCAGGGCAAGCCGTACGGCGGACGAGGCGGCAAACGCCAAATCCAAATCTTCATCAGACCTGGATAAACCCGCGCCCGCTGAAATGTTCTCCCGTCAGTGCAATGTCGTGCCCACTTCATCGTCCTGTTCCAGCAGTGGCTGGCCGAAGCGCAGCACTGACAGAACCTCCTCCCAGAACAGCTTCCAGTCAGTTCCCTCTGCCGCGGCGATGTAAAGCGACGCTATCGCTTCCGAGATGAGCACGTTGCCGGTCTCCCTCGCTATGAGGTTCGCAGTTGTCTCCGCGTCGCGGCAATCAGTCTCGAAGGCCTCATACTGGCGTATGATCGCCACTGCACATTCACGCGCCTGCCATAGAGGGATGCGGCAGACCTCGTGCATGAAGCGCAGCAGCAGTGCGGCCTTATCCCAGCCGCACGCTCCCTTGGGGATGTACTCGCACGCATAATCCTTACGGTCGGCGAGAGCCTGCTTGCGCTCCGCCCGTGATGCGTTTTTGAGGTCGCCGGTCAATGCTCCATAGCGCCTGAAGGCTTTCATGTGGATGGTCATGTCCATGGGGCGCTCCTTTCTTGCGAGAAGCACTACGCGAAGCGATTTCTGAATTCCTGGTCAGAAGCTGGTCAGAGATTGGCATGGCGCGTACGCCCCTGCCGTACCGGGCTCTATTCGCTCACCTTGCGGCGCGCTCACCGAACCCGCGCAGATCCCGCTACGCAGGAAGCGCGGTTTCGGCCATTCGGTGACGATCCCTCGCGCGAAGTTTTACCGGCAGCCCTTGGCTGACTTTCCTCGCAGGTAAAAGGGGTCAGGGATGGCGCTGCCCTCCCTCCCTTTGGCACGCCTTCTTTGGACAGGCAGCGCCGCGTCCGGCGCGGGGCAAGAGAAGAGCCCCGCTCCGTCCGGCAACCCGGCCTGCCACGAACTCATACCGACCCAACCCTCCCGCTCTCGGCGAGTGCCAACCGGTTGCATGGCAACCCGGCTTTTTGAGTGAGGAGGAAGGAAGATGAGAAGCGACGTTTATCAGCGTGTCACGGATCAGATTATTGCAGAGCTTGAGAAGGGCGTGAGGCCTTGGCTGAAGCCTTGGAATGCGGAGCAAGCGGCAGGAAGGATCACCCGTCCGCTGCGCGGTAATCTCATTCCCTATCAGGGCATAAACGTCATCATGCTCTGGGCGGAAGCGATGGAAAAGGGCTTTGCGGCACCGATCTGGATGACCTTCAAGCAGGCTCTGGAACTGGACGCTCATGTCCGCAAGGGCGAAAAGGGAAGCCTTGTCGTGTTTGCTTCAAGCATGACGCGCACCGAGACCGTCGAAGCGACCGGCGAAGAGGAGGAGCGCAACATTCCCTTCATGAAGGGCTACACCGTGTTCAACGTCGAGCAGGTGGACGGACTTCCTGCGCACTACTACGCGACAGCGGAGGCGCGCCTTGATCCAGTGAAGTGCAATGCGGCAGCGGAAACGTTCTTCGCAAACACCGCCGCCCAAATCCGGCATGGCGGCAACATGGCCTATTACAGCACGGGACCCGATCACGTGCAGATGCCGCCTTTTGAAACCTTCCGCGATGCAGAGAGCTATTACGCGACGCTCGCACACGAGGTGACGCACTGGACGAAGCATCCGAAGCGGCTCGACCGTGACTTCGGGCGCAAGCGGTTCGGCGATGAAGGCTATGCGATGGAGGAGCTGGTCGCGGAGCTTGGCGCGGCTTTCCTGTCTGCCGATCTCGATCTCACCCCGGAGGTTCGCCCCGATCATGCTTCCTATATCGAGAATTGGCTGAAGGTGCTGAAGGAGGACCGGCGCGCCATCTTTGCGGCAGCTTCGCACGCACAGCGCGCGGCGGACTTTCTGAACGGGTTTCAGAAGTCAGACATACAGGCGCATGCCGCCTGACATGCAGCGCCAGAATTGGCTATTCTTGATCGTGCAGATCAGCGGGAGGTACAGGCCATGACTGAAGATGAGGAACTGGAGGCAGAGCGTCTTTCGAAGCTCGCCGAGCTTCGAAAGCAGGATCGGGAACGCGGCGAAAAGCAGCCGCTGGAATTTCGGTACGGGCCGGAGAGCTTCGGCTGTCACGAAGCTCTTCATGTCACGAATTTGATCCTCGATCTTATCGAGCGAGAGCTGACGAACCACGGCGCAATCGTTCAGAATGCCGAGTGGTACGCCAATGTTCGCAGGGCGCAGGATGAGCTTGCCGCGCTGTATCAGAAGATTGGCGCGGCGCAGATGGCGGGGGCGGATCAGCGGCATTGAGGCGCGCGTGAGCGTCAGACGAAGTCTTTTACAGAACAGCATCACCATCTGATTGGCGTTTTCGAAAACAATTAGCGCGTGTACTAAAGCTGTCTGATCGTATATATTTACGACGCTAAACTTTAGTCCATAACGATTTTACTTATGAGCTTTTATTGGGAACGATTTTCAGGGCGATAACATTTACGCTGATACTTCTGTCATTTTATCCAACGAATAGGGCCGTTGCAGCGGCCCAAGACAGCCAGATCAGTCAACCACAGCCATCGAAATTTTGGTCGGAGGGCGACAAAGCGCCCAACGAGGTGAAAGGGGCGGAGGTTTCGAGAGATCAGCTGATTTCGGACTTCATGCGAACCGCCTTCAGCAATTCTTTATGGCTTGAGAACAGCGGCACTCCTTCCGCGGCACTGGCTCCGTTCAAAGGCTATGTTGCCGGTCTGAAAAAGGCACCCTCGGACAAACATTCCTGGCTTCAAGACTTTATCAGTCGCAGAGACGGCATTCCTCCTCACGACCGTATCGCGAAATGGACGCATCCGGTCTCTGTTGGAATCGGATGGCCTTCGTAAGGGTCTTCCACGACGCCTCCTACGT contains these protein-coding regions:
- a CDS encoding N-acetyltransferase GCN5, with product MKPIAGEPGSFSDIDRTAFIALVKAGGEVSDVVLARNVKNAKALVLLRGKEGIKGVAALKKPLASYRRRISGKSEFHVDASSFPYELGYIYIVPEARGQHLSGPLVNAAIDAAAGAGIFATARVDNARMHASLVKAGFEAQGKPYGGRGGKRQIQIFIRPG
- a CDS encoding DUF6527 family protein, translating into MNWFHGLLSRTRARVYRWLYPPYRTLIVEESLPKSLKRKTIYVVEEDGFQEQAAMVCPCGCRRTLQMNLLPDERPCWKLTQHEDGTASLHPSVWRKKDCGSHFWFRRGRVKWCRGAVD
- a CDS encoding ImmA/IrrE family metallo-endopeptidase — encoded protein: MIRPDDSSLDPEDLRAVEERARKLLDRADAWDRFPVPLEDILAAAQVRVAPTSMFDAASIIAYLKGKTADAGARIKSAVAKVFGLYDAGEGLIHIDDKVVKSKQTFLTLHETAHHDLPTHRKLFRFFQDCEKTLAPDIADQFEREANNFARFALFKGDAFARHAADCAFEIKTPMTLAKKFGASVYASAREFARTNHRACVVYILEPIELVAGHGASAKVRRIEPSPSYIAQFGRPSDTVVTLNHILGPVLPIGRKMTRPVSVSIKDKNGAPHESVAEPFDTQHNVLILLYPVKALSGSTIILPPGFKKVAAV
- a CDS encoding multiubiquitin domain-containing protein; this encodes MLDILSMLCHIGVEAAAVASPLPKEGKSMTDHTDMKEEDSGVEEVLDEIADLEEYAKLGKRPPLAKGYRIRVNGDAFVVHDPKPTGRAILTLAGLIPAEQYTLRVKLAGGKPRKVGLDEKVDLRHPGVEKFKALPRDQTEG
- a CDS encoding ThiF family adenylyltransferase; translated protein: MSFLFPGDGKEAVAILLCGRRDGDRCHRLVVREIHGIPYDDCSERTPSRVTWPPDYIAPMLDRAAAERLSVVKVHSHPTGYGAFSTTDDAGDARLLPMVRGWVEANVFHGSAVMLPYGQMFGRVMLDDGSFAPIDCISVAGDDLLFWYADAGSVALPNFVASHAQAFDEGTIQRLRRLSFAVVGASGTGSPTVEQLVRLGAAEIVIVDDDYMEDRNVNRILNSTMQDASDSRTKVDVLADAAERIGLGTRVVRVRKNLWHPDVIREVAQCDVIFGCMDTVDGRYLLNALASYYSIPYFDIGVRLDAVRDGAGKGRIREVCGTVNYLRPGRSSLMSRGLFTMGEVAASGLRRNDPRAHERQVDDGYIKGVAAHRPAVISVNMFASALAVDEFLARLHPFREEPNASYASVTFSLASMELICDPEEGICEILGGAVGIGDTSPLLGIMELAERRVS
- a CDS encoding helix-turn-helix domain-containing protein, encoding MQEDAAMLARTDDRSTVKPTLGQYLASIRTDRKMTLREVEEATGKQVSNAYLSQIENDKIQKPSPNILHALAELYAINFEKLMEMAGYLTSPTTRADTERHGRIATFAEHNLTAEEEAEMMQFLQFMRSRKRPGDKT
- a CDS encoding E2/UBC family protein; translation: MTLRRQFDLLPVDHEFLDEYGLSWETIVDGSQWVLIHDLPTPHGYNHTRVTAAIRIETGYPNTELNMVYFFPALARIDGKPIGATEAQQALDGKTYQRWSRHRTGENPWKIGRDHLGTHVILIEDWLEREFEKCPLA
- a CDS encoding ArdC family protein, with product MRSDVYQRVTDQIIAELEKGVRPWLKPWNAEQAAGRITRPLRGNLIPYQGINVIMLWAEAMEKGFAAPIWMTFKQALELDAHVRKGEKGSLVVFASSMTRTETVEATGEEEERNIPFMKGYTVFNVEQVDGLPAHYYATAEARLDPVKCNAAAETFFANTAAQIRHGGNMAYYSTGPDHVQMPPFETFRDAESYYATLAHEVTHWTKHPKRLDRDFGRKRFGDEGYAMEELVAELGAAFLSADLDLTPEVRPDHASYIENWLKVLKEDRRAIFAAASHAQRAADFLNGFQKSDIQAHAA